The Pleurodeles waltl isolate 20211129_DDA chromosome 7, aPleWal1.hap1.20221129, whole genome shotgun sequence genome includes a region encoding these proteins:
- the LOC138246833 gene encoding complement C1r subcomponent-like protein: MPPQSLPWPHGVFRWVVLSLLMEPNMVADGILQTGEISSLIYHKYPDNMRRNQTWHLHVARGYRIRLRFTHFDVARDGDNCQDYVKVSDGQKPTLTICGHRDHPTERSPQVPMVLFSTSNRMTVKFYSTGSKREHLGSFSARYVAVDIDECAFRNGQCEQLCYNFPGSFSCDCNLGFTLRPDNRTCEAPDCGRLEKPLVTYARIFGGSSAGVENFPWHAQIKVIGNPYVGKGAGALIASHWVLTSVSDLVGVPATTIQVELDLEKKALIRRHRVENIFIHPSYATTRAPGQNIALLKLVKPVQFTKRVMPICLPSKGGDLYSPGRMGYVSGYGETELAKISLRMKYTVLPILDDITCQAGQREAGLDGSQILFCAGYLEGEMASGPCQGDVGSPFVVYEYERKVWVLAGLTAWVRGCRNSGKYSFYTHISQHLPWITSVVSSQ; encoded by the exons ATGCCTCCCCAGTCTCTCCCCTGGCCCCATGGCGTCTTCAGATG GGTGGTGCTTTCTCTGCTTATGGAGCCCAACATGGTGGCCGACGGAATCCTTCAGACTGGAGAGATCTCATCCCTGATTTATCACAAGTACCCTGATAATATGAGGCGTAACCAGACCTGGCACCTCCACGTGGCAAGAGGGTATCGGATCCGGCTGCGCTTCACCCACTTCGATGTCGCCAGAGATGGAGACAACTGCCAGGACTACGTCAAG GTCAGCGATGGACAGAAGCCGACTCTCACCATCTGCGGACATAGGGATCATCCCACTGAGAGGAGCCCCCAGGTTCCCATGGTCTTATTCTCAACATCCAACAGGATGACTGTGAAATTCTATTCCACCGGATCTAAGCGGGAACACTTGGGAAGCTTCTCTGCTCGATATGTTGCTGTCG ACATTGACGAGTGTGCATTTAGGAATGGTCAGTGCGAGCAACTCTGCTACAACTTCCCGGGGAGCTTCTCGTGCGACTGTAATCTTGGGTTTACTCTGAGGCCAGACAACAGGACCTGTGAGGCACCAG ATTGTGGACGTCTTGAGAAACCGCTAGTGACGTATGCCCGGATTTTTGGTGGCTCCTCAGCGGGGGTGGAGAACTTCCCCTGGCATGCACAGATTAAGGTCATAGGCAACCCATATGTGGGAAAGGGAGCTGGAGCTCTGATCGCTAGTCATTGGGTGCTGACCTCCGTCAGCGACTTAGTTGGGGTTCCAGCAACGACAATACAGGTGGAACTGGATTTGGAAAAGAAAGCATTAATCagaaggcatagagtggagaacatCTTTATACACCCATCGTACGCCACCACCAGGGCACCTGGACAAAACATCGCTCTGCTGAAACTGGTGAAACCAGTGCAGTTCACCAAGCGGGTGATGCCCATCTGCCTGCCTTCGAAAGGTGGAGACCTCTACTCTCCTGGTAGAATGGGCTATGTTTCGGGGTACGGTGAAACAGAATTGGCAAAGATCAGCCTACGGATGAAATACACAGTACTGCCCATACTGGATGACATCACATGCCAGGCTGGTCAGAGGGAGGCTGGCCTTGATGGAAGCCAGATACTTTTCTGTGCTGGCTACCTGGAGGGGGAGATGGCGAgcgggccctgtcagggggacgTGGGTTCTCCGTTCGTTGTCTACGAATATGAGAGGAAAGTCTGGGTCTTGGCAGGACTTACTGCCTGGGTCAGAGGGTGCAGAAACTCAGGCAAGTACAGCTTCTATacccatatctcccagcaccttccATGGATAACCAGCGTCGTGTCATCGCAGTGA